The DNA segment tgtgtgtgtgtgtgtgtatgcctcCTAACCTACCTTATAGTGAAACATAAAGTTGTTCACCCAACAGTCACCGTGACCGAGCACGGCATAGGGTTCCGCCAGCGCACCATCCGTACAGGATTTCATCTCCTGCCGCATATTGTCAATCAGCTTCTGCATTTTCGTCCGCTCCTTGGTTTCGTGCGGTTCAAGCGTTTCCTTCGCATCGGTGAGCATTTTAATCATCATCGCCTCGAACGGACTACCTTCCGGCATCATCACCTCCAGCGGGTCCGGCACCTTAAACTGCTCGAAATCGGCCGGCCGGTCACGCTTCATCGCAAGCGATACGGCATGCAGTCGACCCAACTGCTGCATAGTTAGCCGCGCGTGTTCGTAGTTCACGGGCACCAGCTTATTCCACATGCGATAGTCCTTCAGCCGCAGATCCTCCATGATGATGACCGACTGTTCGGTGGTTTCGTCACACTCGGCATAGTAACATTTCGGCACGTTGAAGAACCCATCCTCCCGACTGATGCCTTTCTCCTCCTGGTAGGTGAATATCAGCGGTAGCAGACTCTTGTAAGCAAGCGTTTCGCGGCTAAAGATAGTCATCGATTGGAACTGCTGACGGCGTGCCTCGTTCAGCGGTGGAATCTTGCACAGATACACCTCCCGTCGTTCGCCCTCTTGCAGGAAAGCTTTGAACATTTGTCCCACGAAACCATCGCCCTTGTTGGACCCGACGTCAAACTCAATCTTGAACTTGCCCGCCGTAAAGCCCTGCTCTATTGCCACCTGTTCCATGGCATTGTACAGATACTGGGGAAGCTCACCAGAGCtagtggcaacatcagcgacTACTGTTGGAGCGGTAGAGCTTTCTTCACTGGCAACAGGATGCTCGGCAGCGTCTGTTTCACCATTTAATAAAGCAGTTTTCTCCAGTTCACTGTTTGCTTGCTCGGACGTCACGTTATTTTCCACTGCCTCTGTCTGTTCCGTAACTGCAGATACATCAGCTACCGCTTCCTCCTTTACGGATACGTCCGACGAGTCTTCGTGGTGCGGTTCTTCCACTATTTGTTGCACTGCTGCACTGGTTTCCTCCATCATTTCACCATCCACCAGCACTTTTTCCACCGATGCTTCCCGTACTGCATCCTGCACTGTTTCCTGTTGTTGTTCAGGCTGCTTCTCCTCAACTACCTCAGCAATATTTTCTTCCCGTACATGATCTTGCACTGATTCCTGCTGCTGTTCAGGCTTCTCCTCCTCAACTACGTCAGCAATTAACTCCTGCTGCACTGTTTCCTGCTGCTGATCAACCTTCTTTTCCTCAACTATTTCCACGGCAGTATCAACAGCATCGGACGACTTTTCAACTGATGCCTCCGTCGGtgtagctgctgttgctcgCTCGGAAACTACGGGCTGTTCCGCACCGGATTCCGTATTGTGTTCCCCTGCCATCTTGCGATATACTTTCTCACACCTATACGGCTGTGCTTAGCGAAACTGGAGCTCTCTGCGTCAGTAGCTTCGCGCTACCAGAGTGGGTACACCGTGACCGATCAACTGAATCGCGACGACCAATTGACGAGCTGATATATTTATATCCCCAACCGAGATGCGAGGTTCCTGTCACGGTACTCTGGCCGAGGAGAAGAACCGATAACAGCGTACCGTCGTCGTACGTAACCGTAGCTAGAATCGCATTTCCCAGCAACGGAATATGTGATTTATCTAatcacacccccccccccttccccaccACCACATACGCTGTAGTGTTTTTCCCTCCCTGGACCCTAGACGCCACTACTTCGATAGCTTATCACGTCCATCAAAAGGAGGTCTATCTTCATAGCGCTACCGCGAACACTGACTTTGTCTTTGCAGCCCCTCTAAAGACCTCGAGCTGTAGCAAAACGATACGGTAACGATAACACACCACCAATCTACTCCCCATCGTTATGAAGCGTTCGGAAGAGCATAAGCTCAAATTCCAAGATTACCCGAGAGTCCTTGATTCCCCGACCGgctaccgccaccaccaccaccgaccggAAGTTTGAGTCATCGGAACGCGTTACAACCATTGCAAAACTGAGCATTGGCGGCGCTGCTAGGGGTCCTCTTGGTGGCCCCGTTTGGCCGTAGGGCCGTAGGGTCATTAAAAAAGTGCGCCGTACACTCACGATGactgaatgatttttttcttctaatcgCAGCGAATTTTGCGCCACACGACTGCCACCCTTATATGGGAATGGGAATGGAAGCGGATACCCCGTTTGGCCACGAGACTGTCGCACGTCGATGCACATTATCTTATCGGTGTGGGCATGGACGCCGGTCTATTGTTGCTTTTAGATTGCATACGCACCTCTGTTGGgaagtgtgtgttgtggcgcAAGGGGAGGTGGGTGGTCTTTGGGAAGTAGCAAACAATTTTCGGCATACACAATTCATTATTTATGGCGAAACATATTGTGAGTTTAATACATACACGATACAGTAGTAGCTGTGTAACGAACACAATCATACGAAATACAACATTTAAAATGAGCCGAagctaataaactaaaaaacatgataaaaaTGTTACCAAGCCAATCAAATGTAGCCATatcgcacggtatcccgtatcaCCGCCCTCATGCGCTTACGGTAAGCGCTCTGATTTGTGTGCTTCGTGTAGATAGCGATATCAACGTTATCCGTGTCGCGGAACATTTCAGCCGTCGCGTTCATGTCGGGCAGATCCTCGTTGCGCGTACACAACATCGGCACGAGAAACACGGCCAGCATCAAACCGAACCGACCGTACTGCCGCAGCTGACGCAGAAAAGCGGTCCGCGGGAACACTTCCTGCGGGCTGTGGCCGAGCTTTTCGAGCAGCGTTGCGAGCGAGTTGTAGTAGATGCTCATCATCTCGTCGTAGTGCCGGCGTCGAAATTCCTCATCCGTACAGCAGAAGATAAAGTACGCCAGGTCGAGTATGGGCGAGCAGTACCGGGCCACCTGCCAGTCCAGCAGAACAATGTGCTCCGGTGTTCCGTTCTGAAATCCAGGCGATTGATTTAATTATACGTACACGACCGATATTTTGCTTCCTGAGCGCTCACCACTCACCTTATACCGGTACATCATGTTATTGATCCAGCAGTCACCATGCCCGAGTACCGCGTACGGTTCTGCCAGTTCAAAGTTGGCGTATCGGTCCACATCGGCCAGCATGCCGTTGAGCAGTTTTTGCATCTTGTTTCGCTCCCTCGCTTCATGCGGCTCGAGCGTTTCCATCGCATCGCGTGTCGTTTTCTGTAGCATAACGATGAATGGATGTTCCGGACCCATACTCTCCTTCATCGAATCCAGCATCTTGAACTGTTCAAACTGCTCGGGCCGGTCGTGCTTCATCGCCAACGATATCGCATGGTATCGGCCCAGCTGCTCCATCGTTAGCCGGGCGTGCTCGTAGTCTACCGGCTTGTCCTTGTTAAACATACTGTAGTGGTTCAGGCGCAAATCTTCCATCACAATGATCGCTTCCGCCGACTGGCCATCGTAGTGCGCGTGGTAACACTTCGGGATGCTGAAAAATCCATCCCCACGGCTCACTCCCTTTGCCTCTTGGTAAGTGAACATGAGCGGAAGGAGCTTGTTGTACATCAGTACCTCTCGCTCGAAGATCTCCATCGTTTCAAACTGCTGACGGCGTGCTTCGTTTAGCGGGGGTATCTTGCACAGGTACGCCTCCCGTCGATCACCCTCCGTAAGGTAGGCTCGGAACAGTTCTCCGATAAACCCGTCACCTTTGCTCGACCCATCCTCCGTATCGATTGTGTACTGCCCGGCGGTGAATCCTTCATCGCGAGCCACTTGCTCCATGGCCGTGTAAAAGAATGCAGGAAGCTCACGTGCGGCGGCATCCCTCGTTACTTCACTCACG comes from the Anopheles coluzzii chromosome 2, AcolN3, whole genome shotgun sequence genome and includes:
- the LOC120952441 gene encoding uncharacterized protein LOC120952441; this encodes MVLESQEQVTIPEEAAIDKTVTDNHVTQPNVSEVTRDAAARELPAFFYTAMEQVARDEGFTAGQYTIDTEDGSSKGDGFIGELFRAYLTEGDRREAYLCKIPPLNEARRQQFETMEIFEREVLMYNKLLPLMFTYQEAKGVSRGDGFFSIPKCYHAHYDGQSAEAIIVMEDLRLNHYSMFNKDKPVDYEHARLTMEQLGRYHAISLAMKHDRPEQFEQFKMLDSMKESMGPEHPFIVMLQKTTRDAMETLEPHEARERNKMQKLLNGMLADVDRYANFELAEPYAVLGHGDCWINNMMYRYKNGTPEHIVLLDWQVARYCSPILDLAYFIFCCTDEEFRRRHYDEMMSIYYNSLATLLEKLGHSPQEVFPRTAFLRQLRQYGRFGLMLAVFLVPMLCTRNEDLPDMNATAEMFRDTDNVDIAIYTKHTNQSAYRKRMRAVIRDTVRYGYIPYRCEKVYRKMAGEHNTESGAEQPVVSERATAATPTEASVEKSSDAVDTAVEIVEEKKVDQQQETVQQELIADVVEEEKPEQQQESVQDHVREENIAEVVEEKQPEQQQETVQDAVREASVEKVLVDGEMMEETSAAVQQIVEEPHHEDSSDVSVKEEAVADVSAVTEQTEAVENNVTSEQANSELEKTALLNGETDAAEHPVASEESSTAPTVVADVATSSGELPQYLYNAMEQVAIEQGFTAGKFKIEFDVGSNKGDGFVGQMFKAFLQEGERREVYLCKIPPLNEARRQQFQSMTIFSRETLAYKSLLPLIFTYQEEKGISREDGFFNVPKCYYAECDETTEQSVIIMEDLRLKDYRMWNKLVPVNYEHARLTMQQLGRLHAVSLAMKRDRPADFEQFKVPDPLEVMMPEGSPFEAMMIKMLTDAKETLEPHETKERTKMQKLIDNMRQEMKSCTDGALAEPYAVLGHGDCWVNNFMFHYKNGAPEHVILLDWQITRYVSPVTDLSYFIFCCTDGEFRRRHYDEMMSIYYNSLEALLEKLGHNPQEVFPRTALMRQLRRFGRFGILMAIFLVPMLCTRNEDLPDMDEAAEKYRETNEMDLNAMTLNANQRAYRERMSSAIRDMVQYGYL